From the Oncorhynchus nerka isolate Pitt River linkage group LG20, Oner_Uvic_2.0, whole genome shotgun sequence genome, one window contains:
- the spen gene encoding msx2-interacting protein isoform X2, with protein sequence MVRETRHLWVGNLPENVREEKIIEHFKRYGRVESVKVLPKRGSEGGVAAFVDFVDIKSAQKAHNSINKMGDRDLRTDYNEPGTIPSAVRGLDDSLSLGSRGRDVSGFIRVAGGPVYGPPASLHSREGRYERRLDGTAESRDRAYDHSAYGHHERASSSFDRQRHYDTDYYRDTRERMLNSVTGTACGGGGAVSAGIGGGVVGAGISGTGGGAVAGGSGGSSSVGVGYYRSHSRSPSHFDTPEPRYEPRAREPFILASVVHRDLYQEEGGRRRDRSYHDSRSRSPHSTHSRNPSPQRLSTQASRPPRSHSGSGSRSRSSSSDSVSSTSSSTSGSDSSSSSSDGSPARSVQSAAVPAPLSLPLSALDKDEPRKSFGVKVQNLPVRSTDTSLKDGLFHEFKKYGKVTSVQIHGALEERYGLVFFRQQEDQEKALAASKGKLFFGMQIEVIAWNGPGASTTETESENEFRPLDERIDEFHPKATRTLFIGNLEKNTSYHDLLNIFQRFGEIVDIDIKKVNGAPQYAFLQYSDITSVCKAIKKMDGEYLGNNRLKLGFGKSMPTTCVWLDGLASNITEQYLTRHFCRYGHVIKVVFDRPKGMALILYNNIEYAQAAVKETKGWKIGGNKIKVDFANQESQMAFYHSMQASGQDIRDFYEILSERRDERRPQYEFTAERPFFDNSVRTPGGTFTEDPRRKLPDRGREFYTEWDSYQGDFYDPRYFDDPREYRDYRDPYEQDIRKYSYLQRERERERFETDRERDHGRRTMEHSQSPSHPHRPASPTASHSLSERLPNDSDRRICCRSSERSASCSSLSPPRFDKARTDRYNKSDKPEKDRPFETEHGTGGDKEKWSGRKEKGEKQRLRKLKLQSPSVPSPETVPKLEREVSSDAVLRSKVSKFPLKEKEGSGKGRLDLPPCVVQLTRVKEKEVNLLGHAVLEKQRVRGGNDSIRLASPSRDQKSPPFRIDHQKGDIVKHGKVPKDNHLEVVDKDGKMKAKKHMKADPRYDGSNCVDVDRLAARKRRFEDSMGKTDQLKRESPEEGSRLGLRKTPDSAMTKENEDEKSLLRKVVHKMEHCKAKSERLVTVCSPKDEQESEIVSMGMGLGLSLELQSRLGEPTEEATDPLDPTCLKIQFWGSSLTKISDGSLDQDAFTQLPQQDNGEQGVGLYKSRGETEERLESDLDHSQTCRKQMEQSRQEPDKSYKSESPQDGDTEDFERCSLVYEVGKTPQDVTDDYPSSKRKKSESFDFDLLSGKRDRNYRSSCELNEDLDLSVISFSGSGPFPSNEEECASRLAQSVTNKKTKDSPKEEDKVYSHVDSLKYSLDVTPNCFRSPITEFPKLKTALLGCNEQLLQRWESRIKSDCLRMDMTFPSSIVKQESICKRLVCELEPGEVSSDSDDDGVNKNHSPKPNTSLSSILGEREERLTGLKLSCSLEKNKFYSFALDKTITPDTQALLERAKSLSSAREDNWSFLDRDSRFASLRGGSDKEKVESVPRPIPSWYMKKKKIRTDSEGKLDDNKKDPKAEDLERQELFASRFLHSSIFEQDSRRLQHLERKDPELGVGRYPVKQDAVKGQPGPWGGDLQEPIVLFHSRFLELQQQKETSWGHFPQEIESVDESEQEASPKVLEFMQKADIKSVSPALILPISQFLSSPREISPQQEKEVVLTTSSSEQTLSLIEEEKVEHNLEVFPPQSPLVEIQPPASILITPLSPFLSDAEVKVEPKEVLCEPRVTTEGNLTVDHTSFLDNKPPTPGASLSSFEASAAEFTCSASPKVDENIEMVKMETQPEKPYSKDFDKPQKSDDSQEVHIPVSEAGIKPAKPIRKQPKSKRAKPNVSVTQILEPPKTAVSEKPVTRKSERIDREKLKRSSSPRGEVLKASSEPKTTAKSPVNVPDSENEAILIHGRSRRRNVRSVYATQSEGDAQPPCKEVVESSCSTRKCGVDKDLVLQQDALKTSTYTRRGRPPKSRRRGEDVSPVKGDSQKSSEEDSDMKEPANTGQGSRMSEGWCSPRMQKVQTAQVSSLTGASIGRKASRVDKQSKSETSSGEKSVDSITTEEPEPKIKDESEEAGKLLEEAMQCLPTQKDEGDKVLTDQIEKRYSEGDIERIESTHVEKRQQSEKSGKVKAPRFTRNAKLVTEDKSLGLRNLEIRVSLDDVKGLLCSEEDEAVSFETTAKNAKPGVPDKEEARTQCYLKDAAEFSPEEREDALLDPEQTVDPAAAILARQMELERAVENIAKLTVVQPLQPYKEPPAEPPTLLPPVTIEPENEMEGEKSAIPASETELAAAIDSITAEDISTDTDGFTAPSTYTAIVPTPEPLVLPSANDVLEPETHMAISNIIDPDPEMGVLIPSAKPLMTDAKASESTVSGASAEDESLPSETHTKKGKAVRPKTPKRSRGRKAVNRKGETAEEVSEAETSPFKLPESIPEEIEVINSKAATATATATVVTSAATCKCDITCTMTVNTPKEAEQPAVEQPVPEESAFHSGTKRLPHFKKFQISAIAPALSPSPALTPSPTQLNLPPPCQGKMPVSPDWLHRSEESIIHATPATLVSVLTPSAPAVTALGSQSANPLMPPDTKASDIDPSSSTLRKILMDPKYVSASNSNAIPTTVLTTTLADPRMSENENSSDTMAARHTHPEDRPLPFTLQKPSPLTETQQNFGEKMVHSVISSPTTSVISRIPMPFDTEEAPRISLSNRNAGLSLTKQKSRSSMNENNCYHGVDVAEDVNCRGRSVVESTPYNTGSSRGLRVNTSEGVVVLSYSGQKTEGPQRISAKISQIPPASAVDIEFQQSVSKSQIKPEPFAPSQLCTPKGPLTPTGYGHPGVLLTGHTYNSQPVISTIKQESPGSEKSESSYHTGSQGSAVKMFQQPVTSPQILMYNRAVMQQHVKKEPGAESKPMMVDMAKAHQTSNLSPIMNPHYPSLTGNRMSPNPSTPSDRSVPHLKQEPHSPRATGHSPLPFAKVCSPRNSMSPHSSSMVLHPGMPEMSPYVASMHHPHPEQSVIMTPVSHSVTQSVSICHLSHSNVRMNTPQLSGMSHGRRANSLPSPRTGPPQHANTIRERVLQSHAGPTRGASDSCAEENMKHYHQGLCRPSAPQLQSDVMMMQAEQHRGLHHAGLRLDQYSMASRDMRDIRDMRILMHHQLGEHTIAEGRRSQTPEAGATSITNLSAASKSPKGMTQMRKEIPKTLEAKPSHPPHTESSRIMGVHPSVPVMVSPHHPQGVQMIHPGGTSSFPVYRDMQGFHSQFSSHSSMGLNLAPRGITPSQDGDLSHRGKLSQSLSAGSLGGGSETKSDNSHLRHTASMDLSHMPRMQRDTISPSYTSPMALSHKQELALQKGPPPVFMPSPPVAPLASSSQWHPESKLGHSGYRSVDMVQLLMKYPIVWQGLLALKNDSAAVQLHFVSGNNVLAHRSLPPLEGGAPLRIAQRMRLEAAQLEGVARRMMVESDYCLLLALPCGRDQEDVLSQTLLLKGGFITYLQQKQAAGIINVPNPGSNQPAYVVQIFPPCDFSESHLSRLAPDLLNSISSISPHIMIVIASV encoded by the exons TGATTCCAGCAGTAGTTCAAGTGATGGCTCCCCAGCACGTTCAGTTCAGTCTGCTGCCGTCCCTGCACCTTTATCTCTGCCTTTATCTGCCCTTGACAAGGATGAGCCTCGAAAAAGCTTTGGTGTCAAGGTCCAGAATCTTCCTGTGCGTTCGACAG ATACAAGTCTAAAGGATGGCCTGTTCCATGAGTTCAAGAAGTATGGGAAGGTGACGTCTGTGCAAATCCATGGAGCTTTAGAGGAGCGCTATGGACTAGTGTTCTTTCGCCAGCAGGAGGACCAGGAAAAGGCCCTGGCTGCATCAAAGGGGAAGCTGTTTTTTGGCATGCAAATTGAGGTCATTGCCTGGAACGGCCCTGGTGCGTCCACAACTG AGACCGAAAGCGAGAATGAGTTCCGGCCTCTGGATGAGAGGATAGATGAGTTTCACCCCAAAGCCACACGGACTCTGTTTATTGGCAACCTGGAAAAGAACACCAGCTACCATGATCTGCTCAATATCTTTCAGCGCTTTGGGGAGATAGTG GATATTGACATCAAGAAAGTTAATGGTGCCCCTCAGTATGCCTTTCTACAGTACAGTGACATTACCAGTGTCTGTAAGGCCATAAAGAAGATGGATGGAGAGTACCTCGGCAACAATAGGCTAAAG CTTGGATTTGGAAAAAGTATGCCCACAACTTGTGTTTGGTTGGATGGTTTAGCCTCCAACATCACAGAGCAGTATCTCACTCGTCATTTCTGTCGTTATGGACATGTTATCAAG GTTGTATTTGACAGACCCAAAGGAATGGCCCTTATACTGTATAATAACATAGAATATGCACAGGCAGCTGTTAAGGAGACCAAGGGGTGGAAGATTGGTGGCAACAAAATTAAG GTGGACTTTGCCAATCAAGAAAGTCAGATGGCTTTCTATCACTCAATGCAGGCATCTGGGCAGGACATTCGCGACTTCTATGAAATCCTATCTGAGCGAAG GGATGAGCGCAGGCCGCAATATGAGTTTACAGCTGAACGGCCGTTCTTTGACAATAGTGTACGAACACCTGGAGGAACCTTCACAGAAGATCCCCGTCGCAAGTTACCTGACAGAGGCCGCGAGTTCTACACAGAATGGGACTCATACCAGGGGGATTTCTATGACCCGCGTTACTTTGATGATCCGCGTGAGTACAGAGATTACAGAGACCCCTATGAGCAGGACATCCGCAAATACAGTTACTTGCAGAGGGAACGTGAGCGTGAGCGCTTTGAAACAGACCGTGAACGTGACCATGGGCGGAGAACAATGGAACACAGCCAGAGCCCTTCTCACCCTCATCGCCCTGCCAGTCCTACAGCGTCCCACTCCCTCTCTGAGCGTCTACCAAATGACTCTGATCGCCGCATTTGCTGTAGATCCTCGGAGCGAAGTGCCAGCTGCAGTTCACTCTCACCTCCAAGATTTGACAAGGCACGAACCGATCGGTATAATAAGAGTGATAAGCCAGAGAAGGATAGACCATTTGAAACTGAACATGGTACTGGGGGTGATAAGGAAAAGTGGTCTGGGCGCAAGGAGAAGGGTGAAAAACAGAGGCTGAGAAAGCTTAAATTGCAATCTCCCAGCGTTCCATCGCCTGAGACAGTGCCTAAACTGGAAAGAGAAGTTAGTTCAGATGCAGTCCTTCGAAGCAAAGTCAGCAAGTTTCCCCTTAAGGAAAAAGAAGGCTCAGGCAAAGGACGGCTAGACCTACCACCTTGTGTGGTGCAGCTAACACGTGTGAAGGAGAAGGAAGTGAACTTGCTTGGTCATGCTGTCCTAGAAAAACAAAGAGTTAGAGGTGGGAATGACAGTATCCGGCTTGCATCACCTTCAAGGGATCAGAAAAGTCCTCCCTTCCGCATAGATCACCAAAAAGGAGATATAGTCAAGCATGGGAAGGTGCCAAAAGACAACCACCTTGAAGTTGTTGACAAGGATGGTAAAATGAAAGCCAAAAAACATATGAAAGCTGACCCTAGGTATGATGGTTCTAACTGTGTGGATGTTGACCGTCTAGCTGCACGAAAGAGGCGTTTTGAAGACTCCATGGGGAAGACCGATCAACTGAAGAGGGAGAGTCCGGAAGAGGGCAGTAGACTGGGACTTAGGAAGACACCTGACAGTGCTATGACAAAGGAGAATGAGGATGAAAAGAGCCTATTGCGCAAAGTGGTGCATAAGATGGAGCATTGCAAGGCTAAATCTGAGAGACTTGTTACTGTTTGCAGTCCTAAAGATGAACAAGAGTCTGAAATAGTCTCCATGGGAATGGGGCTTGGACTCAGTTTGGAACTTCAGTCACGACTTGGAGAACCAACAGAAGAGGCAACAGATCCATTAGACCCAACCTGTCTGAAAATTCAGTTTTGGGGATCAAGTCTCACGAAAATCTCTGATGGGAGTCTTGACCAGGACGCATTCACGCAACTGCCGCAACAAGACAATGGCGAGCAGGGTGTAGGACTATACAAAAGTAGAGGGGAGACTGAGGAACGACTTGAGTCTGACCTTGACCACTCTCAGACCTGCAGAAAACAAATGGAACAGAGTCGACAAGAGCCTGACAAATCATATAAATCAGAAAGCCCACAAGATGGCGACACAGAGGACTTTGAACGGTGCAGTCTGGTGTATGAGGTAGGAAAAACACCTCAAGATGTTACAGACGATTATCCATCTAGCAAACGTAAGAAATCCGAGAGTTTTGACTTTGACTTGCTAAGTGGTAAGAGAGACCGCAACTACAGGTCTTCCTGTGAATTAAATGAAGACCTTGACCTGAGTGTCATATCTTTTTCTGGCTCTGGTCCCTTTCCTTCAAATGAAGAAGAGTGTGCTTCCCGGTTAGCACAATCAGTTACCAATAAAAAGACTAAAGACTCTCCAAAAGAAGAGGACAAAGTCTACTCGCATGTAGATTCATTGAAATACAGCTTGGACGTGACACCTAATTGTTTCCGTTCCCCTATCACAGAATTTCCTAAGCTTAAAACAGCATTGCTTGGGTGTAACGAGCAGTTACTTCAACGATGGGAGAGTAGAATCAAATCTGACTGCCTCAGAATGGACATGACCTTCCCCAGTAGCATTGTGAAACAAGAAAGCATTTGCAAACGTCTTGTGTGTGAACTAGAGCCTGGAGAAGTATCGTCAGATTCAGATGATGATGGTGTTAACAAAAACCACTCCCCTAAGCCCAACACCTCACTGTCCTCTATCCTCGGGGAACGTGAAGAAAGGTTGACAGGCCTCAAGCTCTCATGCTCCCTGGAGAAGAACAAGTTCTATTCTTTTGCATTAGACAAGACTATCACTCCAGACACACAAGCACTTCTTGAGCGAGCCAAGTCATTGTCCTCTGCAAGGGAGGATAATTGGTCTTTTCTTGACAGAGACTCTCGCTTTGCGAGTCTTCGTGGTGGCTCAGACAAAGAAAAGGTAGAGTCTGTACCACGACCTATCCCGTCTTGGTACATGAAAAAGAAGAAGATTCGTACTGACTCTGAAGGTAAACTGGATGACAATAAGAAAGACCCCAAAGCAGAGGATCTGGAACGGCAGGAGCTGTTTGCATCTCGTTTTCTTCATAGTTCAATCTTTGAGCAAGATTCACGGCGTCTACAACATCTTGAGCGCAAAGATCCTGAGTTGGGAGTTGGCAGATATCCTGTCAAACAGGATGCTGTCAAAGGACAACCTGGGCCATGGGGAGGGGACCTTCAAGAGCCCATAGTTCTTTTTCATAGCCGCTTTCTGGAGCTTCAACAACAGAAGGAGACCTCGTGGGGCCACTTTCCACAAGAAATTGAAAGTGTTGATGAGAGTGAACAAGAAGCGTCTCCCAAGGTTTTAGAGTTCATGCAGAAGGCCGATATTAAATCAGTCAGCCCTGCTCTCATCTTGCCAATTTCACAGTTTCTTTCTTCACCCAGAGAGATTTCTCCACAGCAGGAGAAAGAAGTTGTTTTAACTACTTCATCCTCTGAACAGACTCTTTCACTGATTGAAGAGGAAAAAGTAGAACATAATCTTGAAGTGTTCCCACCCCAATCTCCTCTAGTAGAGATCCAACCCCCTGCCTCAATTTTAATCACACCCTTATCACCTTTCCTTTCAGATGCTGAGGTTAAAGTTGAACCTAAAGAGGTATTATGTGAACCCAGAGTTACAACTGAAGGCAATCTTACAGTGGATCATACATCTTTCCTTGATAATAAGCCTCCCACTCCTGGTGCCTCATTAAGTAGTTTTGAGGCAAGTGCTGCTGAATTCACCTGTTCTGCTTCCCCCAAGGTTGACGAGAATATAGAAATGGTAAAGATGGAGACCCAACCAGAGAAACCATATTCTAAGGACTTTGACAAACCTCAGAAATCTGACGATTCCCAAGAGGTTCACATACCAGTCTCAGAGGCTGGAATCAAACCAGCAAAGCCAATTCGCAAACAACCCAAGAGTAAAAGAGCTAAGCCAAATGTGTCAGTAACACAAATCTTGGAGCCCCCCAAAACCGCTGTCTCTGAGAAACCAGTAACTCGAAAGAGTGAGCGAATTGACAGAGAGAAGCTGAAAAGGTCTTCATCTCCACGAGGAGAAGTATTAAAGGCATCATCAGAACCTAAAACCACAGCCAAGTCACCAGTTAATGTCCCTGACTCCGAGAATGAAGCAATCCTAATTCACGGAAGGAGCAGACGACGAAATGTTCGGTCAGTTTATGCCACACAGTCTGAAGGGGATGCCCAGCCACCATGTAAAGAGGTGGTGGAGTCCTCCTGCTCCACCCGTAAGTGTGGTGTCGACAAGGATCTAGTGCTGCAGCAGGATGCATTGAAGACCTCTACCTACACAAGGAGAGGTCGCCCACCCAAGTCACGCAGGCGAGGGGAAGATGTGTCACCAGTGAAAGGGGACTCGCAAAAATCATCAGAGGAAGACAGTGACATGAAAGAGCCTGCGAACACTGGACAGGGTTCCAGAATGTCTGAGGGGTGGTGTTCACCCCGTATGCAGAAAGTGCAGACAGCTCAAGTGTCTTCACTTACTGGGGCTTCAATTGGCAGGAAAGCAAGTAGAGTAGACAAACAATCCAAGAGTGAAACATCATCAGGTGAGAAGTCAGTTGATAGTATAACTACTGAAGAGCCTGAGCCCAAAATAAAAGATGAGTCCGAAGAAGCAGGGAAATTATTAGAGGAAGCAATGCAATGCTTGCCAACACAGAAAGACGAAGGAGACAAAGTGCTAACTGATCAAATTGAGAAAAGGTATTCTGAAGGGGACATTGAGAGGATAGAATCTACCCATGTGGAGAAAAGACAACAGTCTGAAAAGAGTGGGAAAGTAAAAGCACCAAGGTTTACACGAAATGCCAAATTGGTGACAGAGGATAAATCGCTTGGCTTGAGAAACCTTGAGATTCGTGTAAGCTTAGATGATGTGAAAGGGTTGCTTTGCTCTGAGGAGGATGAGGCTGTATCTTTTGAGACCACTGCTAAAAATGCCAAACCAGGAGTACCAGATAAAGAAGAAGCAAGGACTCAGTGTTATCTGAAAGATGCTGCAGAGTTCAGCCCAGAGGAAAGGGAAGATGCTCTGTTAGACCCTGAACAAACGGTAGACCCAGCAGCCGCTATTTTGGCACGTCAGATGGAACTGGAACGGGCAGTGGAGAATATTGCCAAACTTACAGTTGTGCAACCTCTTCAACCCTATAAGGAACCACCTGCAGAGCCACCTACCCTGCTGCCCCCTGTCACTATAGAACCAGAGAATGAAATGGAGGGGGAGAAGTCAGCTATTCCTGCCAGTGAAACCGAACTAGCTGCTGCTATTGATTCCATTACTGCGGAAGACATATCTACTGATACAGATGGTTTCACAGCTCCTTCCACTTATACTGCAATTGTTCCTACCCCAGAGCCTCTGGTCTTACCCTCTGCCAATGATGTCTTGGAACCAGAAACACACATGGCTATCAGCAACATTATTGACCCAGACCCAGAGATGGGAGTTTTGATTCCCAGTGCCAAACCCCTGATGACAGATGCTAAAGCCTCTGAATCAACAGTCTCTGGGGCCTCTGCCGAAGATGAGTCTCTTccatcagaaacacacacaaaaaaagggaAAGCAGTCAGACCTAAGACTCCAAAGAGGTCCAGAGGACGAAAGGCTGTCAACCGGAAGGGAGAGACTGCTGAAGAGGTATCAGAAGCTGAGACCTCCCCCTTCAAGCTACCAGAGTCCATTCCTGAAGAAATTGAAGTCATCAACTCTAAGGCAGCTACTGCTACAGCAACAGCCACTGTTGTCACCTCAGCTGCTACCTGCAAATGTGATATCACATGCACCATGACTGTGAACACTCCCAAGGAGGCAGAACAACCTGCTGTGGAACAACCCGTACCTGAAGAATCAGCCTTTCACTCTGGCACCAAGAGACTTCCTCATTTCAAAAAGTTTCAAATATCCGCAAtagcccctgctctctctccatcccctgctCTCACACCTTCTCCAACCCAATTGAATCTCCCTCCACCCTGCCAAGGCAAGATGCCTGTTTCACCAGACTGGCTTCACAGATCTGAAGAAAGTATAATACATGCTACTCCTGCAACTCTAGTTTCTGTATTGACTCCCTCTGCACCAGCAGTAACAGCGCTTGGAAGCCAGTCGGCAAATCCACTTATGCCTCCTGATACTAAGGCATCGGATATTGACCCTAGTTCCAGCACTCTCAGAAAGATCCTCATGGATCCCAAATATGTGTCGGCATCAAACAGCAATGCCATTCCTACTACAGTGCTAACCACAACGCTGGCAGATCCTCGCATGTCAGAGAATGAAAACTCATCTGACACAATGGCTGCTCGGCACACACATCCTGAAGACAGACCCTTGCCTTTCACTCTTCAAAAACCATCCCCGCTCACCGAGACCCAACAGAACTTTGGAGAGAAGATGGTGCATTCAGTCATTTCTTCCCCTACTACCTCTGTCATCAGCCGGATTCCAATGCCCTTTGACACTGAGGAAGCACCTCGAATCTCCCTAAGTAACCGTAATGCTGGCCTATCTCTAACCAAACAGAAATCCAGATCAAGTATGAACGAGAACAACTGTTACCATGGAGTGGATGTGGCAGAGGATGTAAACTGCAGAGGACGGTCTGTAGTTGAGAGCACACCCTACAACACAGGCTCCAGTCGTGGCCTCAGGGTAAATACATCAGAGGGTGTGGTAGTACTAAGTTACTCAGGGCAAAAAACAGAGGGACCTCAACGGATCAGCGCCAAAATTAGCCAGATCCCACCGGCCAGTGCAGTCGACATAGAGTTTCAGCAGTCTGTGTCTAAATCTCAGATTAAGCCAGAACCATTTGCCCCATCCCAGCTTTGCACCCCCAAGGGACCCCTGACACCCACAGGGTACGGACACCCGGGGGTACTCTTAACTGGCCATACATACAATTCTCAGCCTGTCATCTCCACCATTAAGCAGGAGAGTCCTGGTTCTGAAAAGTCAGAGTCGTCATATCACACTGGATCCCAGGGTAGCGCAGTAAAGATGTTTCAACAACCAGTCACTAGTCCTCAAATATTGATGTACAATCGGGCTGTGATGCAGCAGCATGTAAAGAAAGAGCCTGGAGCAGAATCCAAACCAATGATGGTGGATATGGCAAAGGCACACCAGACATCCAACCTCAGCCCAATCATGAATCCACATTATCCATCTTTGACTGGAAACCGCATGAGTCCTAATCCCAGTACCCCTTCTGATCGGTCAGTCCCACACCTCAAGCAAGAGCCTCATTCCCCTCGAGCAACGGGCCACTCACCTTTACCCTTTGCGAAAGTTTGCTCTCCCAGAAACTCAATGTCCCCCCATTCCAGCTCTATGGTTTTGCATCCTGGCATGCCTGAGATGTCTCCATATGTTGCCAGTATGCACCATCCCCACCCAGAGCAGTCTGTTATAATGACCCCGGTGTCACACAGCGTCACCCAGTCAGTGTCTATATGTCACCTCTCGCACAGCAATGTCAGGATGAATACCCCACAGCTCTCTGGAATGAGTCATGGAAGACGGGCGAATTCCCTGCCATCTCCCCGCACTGGACCTCCTCAGCACGCCAACACCATCAGAGAAAGGGTGCTGCAGTCACATGCAGGCCCTACTCGGGGAGCCTCAGACAGCTGTGCCGAAGAGAACATGAAGCACTACCACCAGGGGCTGTGCAGACCCTCTGCACCCCAGCTCCAGTCAGATGTGATGATGATGCAGGCAGAGCAGCACAGAGGGCTGCATCATGCAGGCCTACGTCTGGACCAGTACAGCATGGCCTCCCGAGACATGCGCGACATACGGGACATGCGCATCCTGATGCACCATCAGCTAGGAGAGCACACCATTGCAGAGGGACGTCGGTCACAAACTCCTGAGGCAGGAGCAACCTCAATCACCAACCTCTCTGCTGCCTCCAAGAGTCCAAAAGGAATGACGCAGATGCGGAAGGAGATTCCTAAAACATTGGAGGCAAAGCCGTCTCACCCACCTCATACTGAGAGCAGCAGGATCATGGGGGTCCATCCATCTGTCCCTGTTATGGTGTCTCCTCATCATCCTCAAGGTGTTCAGATGATTCATCCAGGTGGCACTAGCTCCTTCCCAGTGTACCGGGATATGCAGGGCTTCCACTCCCAGTTTTCCAGTCACTCTTCGATGGGATTGAACTTGGCTCCCCGCGGCATCACACCTTCCCAG GATGGTGATCTCAGCCACAGGGGCAAGCTATCTCAGTCACTCTCTGCTGGGTCACTTGGTGGAGGAAGTGAAACCAAATCGGACAACTCCCACCTCCGTCACACAGCCTCCATGGACTTATCCCACATGCCCCGGATGCAGAGGGACACCATTTCACCCTCTTATACTTCTCCCATGGCTCTCTCCCACAAGCAAGAGCTAGCTCTGCAGAAGGGCCCACCACCAGTCTTCATGCCGAGCCCTCCAGTAGCACCCCTCGCAAGTTCCTCACAGTGGCACCCTGAGAGTAAACTGGGACACTCAGGATACCGGTCCGTCGATATGGTGCAGCTTTTAATG AAATACCCCATAGTATGGCAAGGCCTGCTGGCACTGAAGAATGACTCGGCTGCTGTGCAGCTCCACTTTGTCTCTGGCAACAACGTTCTGGCCCACCGTTCACTGCCGCCATTGGAGGGAGGGGCCCCGCTCCGCATCGCACAGAGGATGAGGTTGGAAGCGGCCCAGCTTGAGGGTGTGGCTCGCAGGATGATG GTGGAGAGTGACTACTGCCTCCTGCTAGCTCTGCCATGTGGACGGGATCAGGAGGACGTTCTCAGTCAGACCCTTCTCCTGAAAGGAGGCTTCATCACCTACCTACAGCAAAAACAGGCAGCTGGGATCATCAATGTCCCCAACCCCGGCTCCAATCAG CCGGCATACGTGGTGCAGATTTTTCCGCCATGTGATTTCTCTGAGAGCCACCTGTCGCGGCTCGCCCCCGACCTTCTCAACAGTATCTCCAGCATCTCCCCTCACATCATGATTGTCATTGCCTCCGTGTAA